A part of Brachybacterium faecium DSM 4810 genomic DNA contains:
- a CDS encoding predicted acyltransferase (PFAM: Acetyltransferase (GNAT) family) → MPDPATMPDPAPVSGFEAAPVSPHGADGPVLRHAALAEIDPRTVYLLAMLRQDVFTLEQHATDADLDGRELEAGTTLLWLEVPGPLAARAGLAGEPVAQLRVLREADGTVRIGRVAVRADHRRAGYGRRLMQASLDHVTAALPGADVHIDAQAHLEQWYASMGFETVSGLFLEAGIEHVAMVRRARS, encoded by the coding sequence ATGCCCGACCCCGCAACCATGCCCGACCCTGCGCCCGTTTCCGGCTTCGAGGCCGCGCCCGTGAGCCCGCACGGCGCCGACGGCCCCGTGCTGCGACACGCGGCGCTGGCCGAGATCGACCCGCGCACCGTGTACCTGCTGGCGATGCTGCGGCAGGACGTGTTCACCCTCGAGCAGCACGCGACTGACGCGGATCTCGACGGGCGTGAGCTCGAGGCCGGCACCACGCTGCTCTGGCTCGAGGTGCCCGGGCCGCTCGCCGCGCGGGCCGGGCTGGCCGGTGAGCCCGTCGCGCAGCTGCGGGTGCTGCGCGAGGCCGACGGGACGGTGCGGATCGGTCGGGTCGCGGTGCGCGCCGATCACCGGCGCGCCGGGTATGGGCGGAGGCTCATGCAGGCCTCGCTCGACCATGTCACCGCGGCTCTGCCGGGCGCGGACGTGCACATCGACGCCCAGGCCCACCTCGAGCAGTGGTACGCCTCGATGGGGTTCGAGACCGTCAGCGGGCTGTTCCTGGAGGCCGGCATCGAGCACGTCGCGATGGTGCGCCGCGCCCGTTCCTGA
- a CDS encoding alpha-L-arabinofuranosidase (PFAM: Alpha-L-arabinofuranosidase C-terminus), whose protein sequence is MTVNRRRSLTTALVSSLQAPAAGETAPGSAAAATDGTGAAPVSGGPARVVVDLDRPGDTISRHVYGHFAEHLGRCIYGGFYVGEDSEIPNTRGIRDDVVEALRALQIPNLRWPGGCFADDYHWRDGIGPREERPRMVNSHWGDVVEDNSFGTHEFMDLVELLDTEAYVNGNVGSGTVVEMSEWIEYLTRADDSPMASLRRANGRDEPWKVPYFGIGNEAWGCGGNMKAEDYVALARQYSTYVRDHAGNQVTRIAAGASDGDVHWTETLMRTFGPGLAESPEGAAGPFQAISLHYYTMTGPWEDKGSATEFSEDEWYTALSRASHMDELLSRHSTVMDRYDPYRKVGLVVDEWGTWWNVEPGTNPGFLYQQNTLRDALVASLHFDAFHRHAGRVAMANIAQTVNVLQAMILTDPDSGALVLTPTYHVFAMNAGHHDARALPAHVVLPEQPQEVDGRPLPLLSASASTAQDSALVSLSNLDASEPRTVVLDLRGREVTGHRAQVLTAEDTAAHNTPENPAAVAPTELTAVRPHERGLEVELPAHSYATIALDLA, encoded by the coding sequence TTGACCGTCAACCGCCGACGTTCTCTGACCACCGCCCTCGTCTCCAGCCTGCAGGCACCCGCCGCGGGCGAGACCGCCCCTGGCAGCGCTGCCGCCGCCACCGACGGGACCGGAGCGGCGCCGGTCAGCGGCGGCCCGGCCCGCGTCGTCGTCGACCTCGACCGCCCCGGCGACACGATCAGCCGGCACGTCTACGGCCATTTCGCCGAGCATCTGGGCCGCTGCATCTACGGCGGCTTCTACGTGGGCGAGGACTCCGAGATCCCGAACACGCGCGGCATCCGCGATGACGTGGTCGAGGCGCTGCGCGCGCTGCAGATCCCGAACCTGCGCTGGCCCGGCGGCTGCTTCGCCGACGACTACCACTGGCGCGATGGCATCGGCCCGCGCGAGGAGCGGCCCCGCATGGTCAACTCCCACTGGGGCGACGTGGTCGAGGACAACTCCTTCGGCACCCATGAGTTCATGGACCTCGTGGAGCTGCTGGACACCGAGGCGTACGTCAACGGGAACGTCGGCTCCGGCACGGTCGTGGAGATGAGCGAGTGGATCGAGTACCTCACCCGCGCCGACGACTCGCCGATGGCGTCCCTGCGCCGGGCCAACGGCCGTGACGAGCCGTGGAAGGTGCCCTACTTCGGCATCGGCAACGAGGCCTGGGGCTGCGGCGGCAACATGAAGGCCGAGGACTATGTCGCTCTCGCGCGGCAGTACTCGACGTACGTGCGGGATCATGCGGGCAACCAGGTCACCCGCATCGCCGCCGGCGCCTCCGACGGCGACGTCCACTGGACCGAGACCCTCATGCGCACCTTCGGGCCGGGCCTCGCCGAGAGCCCCGAGGGCGCTGCCGGTCCGTTCCAGGCCATCTCCCTGCACTACTACACGATGACGGGCCCGTGGGAGGACAAGGGAAGCGCCACCGAGTTCTCCGAGGACGAGTGGTACACCGCCCTCTCCCGCGCCTCCCACATGGACGAGCTGCTGTCCCGCCACAGCACCGTCATGGACCGGTACGACCCGTACCGCAAGGTGGGCCTCGTGGTGGACGAGTGGGGCACCTGGTGGAACGTCGAGCCCGGCACCAACCCCGGCTTCCTGTACCAGCAGAACACCCTGCGCGACGCCCTCGTCGCCTCGCTCCACTTCGATGCGTTCCACCGCCATGCCGGGCGCGTGGCGATGGCGAACATCGCCCAGACCGTCAACGTGCTGCAGGCGATGATCCTCACCGATCCGGACTCCGGCGCGCTCGTGCTCACCCCCACGTATCACGTGTTCGCGATGAACGCGGGCCATCATGACGCCCGCGCCCTCCCCGCCCACGTGGTGCTGCCGGAGCAGCCCCAGGAGGTCGACGGCCGTCCGCTGCCGCTGCTGTCCGCGAGCGCCTCGACCGCGCAGGATTCCGCGCTCGTGTCGCTGTCCAACCTCGACGCCTCCGAGCCGCGCACCGTCGTGCTCGACCTGCGTGGACGCGAGGTCACGGGCCACCGTGCGCAGGTGCTCACCGCTGAGGACACCGCCGCCCACAACACACCCGAGAACCCGGCCGCGGTTGCTCCGACGGAGCTGACCGCGGTGCGGCCGCATGAGCGGGGCCTCGAGGTGGAGCTGCCCGCGCACTCGTACGCGACCATCGCACTCGACCTCGCCTGA
- a CDS encoding ABC-type multidrug transport system, ATPase and permease component (PFAM: ABC transporter transmembrane region; ABC transporter): protein MLDSRSAAVAAPPLPRASAPGVLRSIVRAHRRTLALVLPAATVSEVVELLMPIVLGLIIDRGVLAGDLRLTVLGAAGLILLRVIGVLLWVWTFLLSQKACMYERHRLRVGLTGAVLDPRSRPVQRPAGEVLSIATSDADKASDLMDMLPWVVPSTLAVLGAAGYLAAMDLWLGLAMLLGIAVMVVVIRVITPTLSARYDDQQSQAAEAAATATDLVHGLRVLQGLGVQSRARATYRRRSRSALQAALVNARYSGISSGLTTLVTGTMLAAVVVLAALRTLDGALSIGVLIAVVGVARYVMGMLQGLSGVPVWWASMSTSARRVRDLYTDLGRTVDDPELSLDVLTTQRDQRGDARTDGAGAAGGAVHGRRGAAGGLHLPQLTVADGEIVALACADARDAAAVVDAVVGRLGAGARVGDTPITPADRLRLRADLLVEPHIVDLFDGTLREQLATRAPEGTATEEDDAWADRALHAAGAEDLLRILPEGYESRILDRGANLSGGQRQRIALARAVAADAPVLVLHDPTTAVDAVTEQNIAEALIAARRRTDRATLLVTRAPALLQEADRVVFLQEGETVVEGLHSELMGREEYREVVRR, encoded by the coding sequence GTGCTCGATTCCCGCTCCGCCGCCGTCGCGGCTCCCCCGCTCCCCCGCGCCTCCGCGCCCGGGGTGCTGAGGTCGATCGTCCGCGCCCACCGCCGCACGCTGGCCCTGGTGCTGCCGGCCGCCACCGTCTCCGAGGTGGTCGAGCTGCTGATGCCGATCGTGCTGGGCCTGATCATCGATCGCGGCGTGCTCGCGGGCGATCTGCGGCTCACGGTGCTCGGCGCGGCGGGCCTGATCCTCCTGCGCGTGATCGGGGTGCTGCTGTGGGTGTGGACCTTCCTGCTCTCGCAGAAGGCCTGCATGTACGAGCGGCATCGGCTGCGCGTGGGCCTCACCGGGGCGGTGCTCGATCCGCGCTCCCGCCCGGTGCAGCGCCCGGCCGGCGAGGTGCTCTCGATCGCGACCTCCGATGCGGACAAGGCCTCCGACCTCATGGACATGCTGCCGTGGGTGGTGCCGTCGACCCTCGCCGTGCTGGGCGCGGCCGGCTACCTCGCCGCGATGGATCTGTGGCTGGGCCTGGCGATGCTGCTGGGGATCGCGGTGATGGTGGTGGTGATCCGCGTGATCACGCCGACCCTCTCCGCCCGCTACGACGATCAGCAGTCCCAGGCCGCGGAGGCCGCCGCGACGGCGACCGACCTGGTGCACGGGCTGCGCGTGCTGCAGGGCCTGGGGGTGCAGAGCCGGGCGCGGGCCACCTACCGCCGCCGCTCGCGCTCCGCCCTGCAGGCGGCGCTGGTCAACGCCCGCTACTCGGGGATCTCCTCGGGGCTGACCACGCTCGTCACCGGCACCATGCTGGCCGCCGTGGTGGTGCTCGCCGCGCTGCGCACCCTCGACGGCGCGCTGTCCATCGGCGTGCTGATCGCCGTGGTGGGCGTGGCCCGCTACGTGATGGGCATGCTGCAGGGCCTGTCCGGGGTGCCCGTGTGGTGGGCGAGCATGTCCACCTCCGCCCGGCGCGTGCGCGATCTCTACACGGATCTGGGCCGCACCGTCGATGATCCCGAGCTGAGCCTCGACGTGCTCACCACCCAGCGGGACCAGCGCGGCGACGCCCGGACGGACGGTGCCGGCGCCGCGGGCGGCGCGGTGCACGGCCGCCGCGGCGCGGCCGGTGGGCTGCACCTTCCGCAGCTCACGGTCGCCGACGGCGAGATCGTCGCCCTGGCCTGCGCCGATGCGCGGGACGCCGCCGCCGTGGTCGACGCCGTCGTCGGCCGCCTGGGTGCCGGCGCCCGGGTGGGCGACACCCCGATCACCCCGGCCGACAGGCTCCGCCTCCGCGCCGATCTGCTGGTCGAGCCGCACATCGTGGACCTCTTCGACGGCACGCTGCGCGAGCAGCTGGCCACGCGCGCCCCGGAGGGCACCGCGACCGAGGAGGACGATGCCTGGGCGGACCGCGCCCTGCACGCCGCCGGCGCCGAGGACCTGCTGCGGATCCTGCCCGAGGGCTACGAGAGCCGCATCCTGGACCGCGGCGCGAACCTCTCCGGCGGGCAGCGGCAGCGCATCGCCCTGGCCCGCGCGGTCGCCGCGGATGCCCCGGTGCTGGTGCTGCACGACCCCACCACCGCGGTGGACGCCGTCACCGAGCAGAACATCGCCGAGGCGCTGATCGCCGCGCGGCGCCGCACGGACCGGGCGACCCTCCTGGTCACCCGTGCGCCGGCGCTGCTGCAGGAGGCCGACAGGGTGGTCTTCCTGCAGGAGGGCGAGACGGTCGTCGAGGGCCTGCACAGCGAGCTGATGGGACGCGAGGAGTACCGGGAGGTGGTGCGGCGATGA
- a CDS encoding transcriptional regulator (PFAM: Periplasmic binding proteins and sugar binding domain of the LacI family; Bacterial regulatory proteins, lacI family), whose translation MATMRDVARRAGVSPMTVSNVVNGHENVRPETRARVLAAITELGYRMNTAARGLRRGRSGIIAIAVSTVASPYEGMISAALAEQVARAGYDPVIELTGHRRAGELDAITHSLLRDHDGLILHSAHLDEHDLPLLRGRHPVVVLSEREYDEGFDQVLLSNVDGARAATTHLLDAGCTRPGMIGGRSTPQGHEDVLSVRAQGYRRALEDRALPLVPSAVLPAPYTFAGGAAAAHELLEEHPRTDGIFCATDVLAVGALRALHERGLRVPEDVKVIGFDGLDLGRYSTPSLSSVVPDHAALARVPVELLLTRLRGERLAEDHRREVIAFRLEERESTRR comes from the coding sequence GTGGCGACCATGCGCGACGTCGCTCGACGAGCGGGGGTCTCCCCCATGACGGTCTCCAACGTGGTCAACGGTCACGAGAACGTGCGCCCCGAGACCCGGGCGCGGGTGCTCGCCGCGATCACGGAGCTCGGCTACCGGATGAACACCGCCGCCCGCGGGCTGCGCCGCGGACGCTCCGGGATCATCGCGATCGCGGTCTCGACCGTGGCCAGCCCCTACGAGGGCATGATCAGCGCGGCCCTCGCCGAGCAGGTGGCCCGGGCCGGCTACGACCCGGTCATCGAGCTGACGGGGCATCGGCGCGCCGGCGAGCTGGACGCGATCACGCACTCCCTGCTGCGCGACCACGACGGGCTGATCCTCCACTCCGCCCATCTCGACGAGCACGACCTCCCGCTGCTGCGCGGGAGGCACCCCGTCGTGGTGCTCTCGGAGCGCGAGTACGACGAGGGGTTCGATCAGGTGCTGCTGTCCAATGTCGACGGGGCGCGGGCCGCGACGACGCATCTCCTGGACGCCGGCTGCACCCGGCCGGGCATGATCGGCGGGCGCAGCACCCCGCAGGGCCACGAGGACGTGCTGTCCGTCCGGGCGCAGGGATACCGCCGCGCGCTCGAGGACCGCGCCCTCCCCCTCGTGCCGTCGGCGGTGCTGCCCGCGCCGTACACCTTCGCGGGCGGGGCGGCCGCCGCCCATGAGCTGCTCGAGGAGCATCCCCGCACGGACGGCATCTTCTGCGCCACCGACGTGCTCGCGGTCGGCGCCCTGCGCGCCCTCCACGAGCGCGGGCTGCGCGTGCCCGAGGACGTGAAGGTGATCGGCTTCGACGGCCTCGACCTGGGCCGGTACTCGACGCCGTCGCTGTCCTCCGTCGTCCCCGACCATGCGGCGCTGGCGCGGGTCCCGGTCGAGCTGCTGCTGACGCGCCTGCGCGGGGAGCGCCTGGCGGAGGATCATCGCCGGGAGGTCATCGCCTTCCGTCTCGAGGAGCGCGAGTCCACGCGCCGGTAG
- a CDS encoding ribose 5-phosphate isomerase (PFAM: Ribose/Galactose Isomerase~TIGRFAM: ribose 5-phosphate isomerase; sugar-phosphate isomerases, RpiB/LacA/LacB family), whose product MRVHIGTDHAGFELKNRLVAVLQKKGHEVTDHGAHQYDALDDYPPFCTAVGEAVVADPSSLGVVIGGSGNGEQIAANKVAGVRAALVWNEDTARLARQHNDANVISVGARQHSEEELEALIDLFLAEPFTGEERHQRRIDLVGLYERTGGYTGSAAPATE is encoded by the coding sequence ATGCGCGTGCACATCGGTACCGACCACGCTGGTTTCGAGCTGAAGAACCGCCTGGTCGCCGTGCTGCAGAAGAAGGGCCACGAGGTCACCGACCACGGGGCCCACCAGTACGACGCCCTGGACGACTACCCGCCGTTCTGCACCGCCGTGGGCGAGGCCGTGGTCGCCGACCCCTCCTCGCTCGGCGTCGTCATCGGCGGCTCCGGCAACGGGGAGCAGATCGCGGCGAACAAGGTCGCCGGGGTGCGCGCCGCCCTGGTGTGGAACGAGGACACCGCGCGCCTGGCCCGCCAGCACAACGACGCCAACGTCATCTCCGTCGGCGCGCGCCAGCACTCCGAGGAGGAGCTCGAGGCGCTCATCGATCTGTTCCTCGCCGAGCCGTTCACGGGCGAGGAGCGCCACCAGCGCAGGATCGACCTCGTGGGCCTCTACGAGCGCACCGGCGGCTACACGGGGTCCGCCGCGCCCGCGACCGAGTAG
- a CDS encoding predicted hydrolase or acyltransferase of alpha/beta superfamily (PFAM: alpha/beta hydrolase fold~TIGRFAM: proline iminopeptidase, Neisseria-type subfamily), translated as MSAPAPPPPVTAEGMLPRGDQRIHWEESGTPDGVPTLYLHGGPGGRLTPGYRRNSPAGSARIIGLSQRGTGRSAPSAGAPGPVDLSAQTTGDLVADLEALRVHLGIEAWIVQGVSWGSTLALAYAQAHPDRALGLVLFAVTTTSRREVEWITEGVAALYPEAWDAFAALAETRAGFDRRDRSSQRLRLVEAYRRMVTAEDGTLVDEAVRAWMRWEDAHIGIGAGGPAAPHAVPEDGEVDEHARRFARLVTHYWAHDGFVADWAVPWGASPGSGLLGGMARLSGIPGVLIHGRRDVSGPALTAWELHRAWPGSELIVVEDEGHGGPRMAEHWRAAVARLVDASRPGPQ; from the coding sequence ATGAGCGCCCCCGCACCGCCACCGCCGGTCACGGCCGAGGGCATGCTGCCCCGCGGCGACCAGCGGATCCACTGGGAGGAATCCGGCACCCCCGACGGGGTGCCCACCCTCTACCTGCACGGCGGGCCCGGCGGGCGGCTCACGCCCGGCTACCGCCGGAACTCGCCGGCCGGCAGTGCCCGGATCATCGGCCTCTCCCAGCGCGGCACCGGAAGGTCTGCTCCGTCGGCCGGTGCGCCGGGCCCGGTCGACCTCAGCGCGCAGACCACCGGCGATCTGGTCGCCGACCTCGAGGCCCTGCGCGTGCACCTCGGCATCGAGGCGTGGATCGTCCAGGGCGTCTCCTGGGGCAGCACCCTCGCCCTCGCCTACGCACAGGCCCATCCCGACCGGGCGCTCGGCCTGGTGCTGTTCGCCGTCACCACCACCTCGCGCCGAGAGGTCGAGTGGATCACCGAGGGTGTCGCTGCGCTGTACCCGGAGGCCTGGGACGCCTTCGCCGCTCTCGCCGAGACCCGCGCCGGATTCGATCGCCGTGATCGCTCCTCGCAGAGGCTGCGCCTGGTCGAGGCATATCGGCGGATGGTGACGGCGGAGGACGGGACGCTCGTGGATGAGGCGGTGCGCGCCTGGATGCGCTGGGAGGACGCGCACATCGGGATCGGCGCAGGCGGTCCCGCCGCCCCGCATGCGGTACCGGAGGACGGGGAGGTCGACGAGCACGCGCGCCGATTCGCGCGCCTGGTCACCCACTACTGGGCCCATGACGGCTTCGTCGCCGACTGGGCCGTGCCCTGGGGTGCCTCACCGGGCAGCGGCCTGCTGGGCGGGATGGCGCGGCTGTCCGGCATCCCCGGCGTGCTCATCCACGGCCGTCGCGACGTCTCGGGCCCTGCGCTGACGGCCTGGGAGCTGCATCGCGCCTGGCCGGGCAGCGAGCTGATCGTCGTCGAGGACGAGGGGCACGGCGGGCCGCGCATGGCCGAGCACTGGCGCGCCGCCGTGGCCCGATTGGTGGACGCCTCGCGCCCGGGTCCGCAATAG
- a CDS encoding uncharacterized conserved protein (PFAM: Putative glycosyl hydrolase of unknown function (DUF1680)): MTTAATPSLFPLESVRLREGLFAAAQRTDLEYLLGLEAERLLAPFRREAGIATTAAPYGNWESMGLDGHIGGHALAAASLMWAATGDERAAELARQLVEGLRECQARLGTGYVGGIPGGAELWAQIRTIASQAQTWDLGGAWVPWYNLHKTFAGLIEAVRHAPAGTASCALEVLRGLGDWGARLGEQLDDEAFARMLRTEFGGMCAAYADLAEITGEERHARMARRFADESLLAPLRAGRDELDGMHANTQIAKVIGWPALGETAAAETFVRTVLERRTLAFGGNSVAEHFTAEPLAHVTDREGPESCNTVNMLEAEQRLYEHGGGPWLFDAIERQLVGHVLSAQHPEGGFVYFTPARPGHYRVYSTRENGMWCCVGTGLEVYARTGRFTFAAQGGDLLVNLPLPASLRWEEQGIAAHLDSPYPRPAPETPVTLRIEADAPSDVAVHVRVPAWATTPPTVSVDGQDVTAHAELDGYVTVRRRWQGGEVLRWTLHAGPSWEPLPGEDSWGSLRWGPVVLAARDGEEDLAGLWADDSRMGHVAHGPLRRLSSTPVLLGTPAQIASRLRPLADGGFELHRPDGPPLTLEPFYDVHESRYTLCFPHAPDPAAAQLRREELARIDAAQLDRAARAVDAVACGQQQPETEHAYRGTAARSGVTDGRQWRATHEEFSYLLADPAQRATTLRVTYLAAPGRAQVLVDGDEVGTLDGGGAEHEIRDVEFPVPRGTHRVAVRALDDGGETPPVLELLLLGEG; this comes from the coding sequence ATGACCACTGCGGCCACCCCGTCCCTGTTCCCCCTCGAGAGCGTCCGGCTGCGGGAGGGGCTCTTCGCCGCGGCGCAGCGCACCGATCTGGAGTACCTCCTCGGCCTCGAGGCGGAGCGCCTGCTCGCCCCGTTCCGCCGCGAGGCCGGGATCGCGACGACCGCCGCGCCGTACGGGAACTGGGAGTCGATGGGCCTGGACGGGCACATCGGCGGGCACGCGCTCGCGGCGGCCTCCCTGATGTGGGCGGCCACCGGGGACGAGCGCGCCGCGGAGCTGGCGCGGCAGCTCGTCGAGGGGCTGCGCGAGTGCCAGGCGCGCCTCGGCACCGGCTACGTGGGCGGCATCCCCGGCGGCGCCGAGCTCTGGGCGCAGATCCGGACCATCGCCTCCCAGGCCCAGACCTGGGACCTCGGGGGCGCCTGGGTGCCCTGGTACAACCTGCACAAGACCTTCGCCGGGCTGATCGAGGCGGTGCGCCATGCCCCGGCAGGAACCGCCTCCTGCGCGCTCGAGGTGCTGCGGGGGCTCGGGGACTGGGGCGCCCGGCTCGGCGAGCAGCTCGACGACGAGGCCTTCGCCCGCATGCTCCGCACGGAGTTCGGCGGCATGTGCGCCGCCTACGCCGACCTCGCGGAGATCACAGGCGAGGAGCGCCACGCGCGGATGGCGCGCCGGTTCGCCGACGAGTCGCTCCTGGCCCCGCTGCGCGCAGGGCGGGACGAGCTCGACGGGATGCACGCCAACACGCAGATCGCGAAGGTGATCGGCTGGCCCGCCCTCGGTGAGACCGCCGCCGCGGAGACCTTCGTGCGGACCGTCCTGGAGCGGCGGACCCTCGCCTTCGGCGGCAACTCCGTGGCGGAGCACTTCACCGCCGAGCCGCTCGCGCACGTCACCGACCGGGAGGGCCCGGAATCGTGCAACACCGTCAACATGCTCGAGGCGGAGCAGCGGCTCTACGAGCACGGCGGCGGCCCCTGGCTGTTCGACGCGATCGAGCGCCAGCTGGTGGGCCACGTCCTGTCCGCGCAGCACCCGGAGGGCGGGTTCGTCTACTTCACCCCGGCCCGCCCGGGCCACTACCGCGTCTACTCCACGCGCGAGAACGGCATGTGGTGCTGCGTGGGCACGGGACTGGAGGTGTATGCGCGCACCGGCCGCTTCACCTTCGCGGCCCAGGGCGGGGACCTGCTCGTGAACCTGCCGCTGCCCGCCTCCCTCCGCTGGGAGGAGCAGGGGATCGCCGCCCATCTCGACTCCCCGTACCCGCGGCCCGCGCCCGAGACCCCGGTGACCCTGCGGATCGAGGCGGACGCCCCGAGCGACGTCGCCGTGCACGTCCGGGTGCCCGCCTGGGCGACGACACCCCCGACCGTGAGCGTCGACGGCCAGGACGTCACCGCCCACGCCGAGCTCGACGGCTACGTCACGGTGCGCAGGCGCTGGCAGGGCGGCGAGGTGCTGCGGTGGACGCTGCACGCCGGGCCGTCCTGGGAGCCGCTGCCGGGGGAGGACAGCTGGGGCTCGCTGCGGTGGGGTCCCGTGGTGCTCGCCGCCCGCGACGGCGAGGAGGACCTCGCGGGCCTGTGGGCGGACGATTCGCGCATGGGGCACGTCGCCCACGGACCGCTGCGCCGCCTCAGCTCGACGCCCGTGCTCCTCGGCACCCCCGCGCAGATCGCCTCCCGGCTCCGTCCCCTCGCCGACGGCGGCTTCGAGCTGCACCGGCCCGACGGCCCTCCGCTCACCCTCGAGCCCTTCTACGACGTGCACGAGAGCCGATACACGCTCTGCTTCCCGCACGCCCCCGACCCCGCTGCCGCACAGCTGCGGCGCGAGGAGCTCGCGCGGATCGACGCCGCGCAGCTCGACCGCGCCGCCCGGGCCGTCGACGCGGTCGCCTGCGGGCAGCAGCAGCCGGAGACGGAGCACGCCTACCGCGGCACGGCGGCGCGCTCCGGGGTGACCGACGGACGGCAGTGGCGGGCCACGCACGAGGAGTTCTCCTACCTGCTCGCCGATCCCGCGCAGCGGGCGACGACGCTGCGCGTCACCTACCTGGCCGCCCCCGGCCGGGCCCAGGTGCTCGTGGACGGCGACGAGGTCGGGACGCTCGACGGCGGGGGCGCGGAGCACGAGATCCGGGACGTGGAGTTCCCGGTGCCCCGCGGCACGCACCGCGTGGCCGTCCGCGCGCTCGACGACGGGGGCGAGACGCCGCCCGTCCTCGAGCTGCTCCTGCTCGGCGAGGGCTGA
- a CDS encoding formamidopyrimidine-DNA glycosylase (PFAM: Formamidopyrimidine-DNA glycosylase N-terminal domain; Formamidopyrimidine-DNA glycosylase H2TH domain) — translation MPEGHTVHRLAAAFDRAFAGQRVRTSSPQGRFSEAAQLDGMVLLGAEAVGKHLFLPFAPAADVDPGAPVVRHVHIHLGLYGSWTFAGDPGFADAHAIGAPRLRMGEREEELDGAADWRRLVPRPTVRLRIAGAHGLADLTGPTACEILDAQGRQAVLDRLGPDPLRPDPGGRERRRFVEAVRRSRTTIGALLMNQKVVAGIGNIYRAELLFRARLDPFVPGRDLTAGMCEEMWEDLVALMAYGARTGRIVTTQPAHRDVEARIVERSRGTRQNGDEDPEVVPREKSFYVYHRQTLPCRLCGTTVRSGDLAARTVFWCPRCQSVRSRRASWTRENPAAPWALEAPARAPAG, via the coding sequence GTGCCCGAGGGTCACACCGTCCATCGGCTGGCCGCCGCCTTCGACCGGGCCTTCGCCGGGCAGCGGGTGCGGACCTCGAGCCCGCAGGGACGGTTCTCCGAGGCGGCGCAGCTGGACGGGATGGTGCTGCTGGGCGCGGAGGCGGTGGGCAAGCACCTGTTCCTGCCCTTCGCCCCGGCGGCGGACGTCGACCCCGGTGCGCCCGTGGTGCGGCACGTCCACATCCACCTGGGCCTGTACGGCTCCTGGACCTTCGCCGGCGATCCCGGCTTCGCCGACGCGCACGCGATCGGTGCGCCGCGGCTGCGGATGGGGGAGCGGGAGGAGGAGCTCGACGGAGCGGCCGACTGGCGCCGCCTGGTCCCGCGGCCGACGGTGCGGCTGCGGATCGCGGGGGCGCACGGCCTCGCGGACCTCACCGGTCCCACCGCGTGCGAGATCCTCGACGCGCAGGGCCGGCAGGCGGTGCTGGACCGGCTGGGCCCGGATCCGCTGCGCCCGGACCCCGGCGGCCGCGAGCGGCGCCGCTTCGTCGAGGCGGTGCGCCGCTCCCGCACCACGATCGGCGCGCTGCTGATGAACCAGAAGGTCGTGGCCGGGATCGGCAACATCTACCGCGCCGAGCTGCTGTTCCGCGCCCGGCTGGATCCCTTCGTGCCGGGGCGGGACCTCACGGCAGGGATGTGCGAGGAGATGTGGGAGGACCTGGTCGCGCTCATGGCCTATGGGGCGCGCACCGGCAGGATCGTCACCACCCAGCCTGCGCACCGCGATGTCGAGGCCCGGATCGTCGAGCGCTCCCGCGGCACCCGCCAGAACGGGGACGAGGATCCGGAGGTGGTGCCGAGGGAGAAGTCCTTCTACGTCTACCACCGCCAGACCCTGCCCTGTCGGCTGTGCGGCACCACCGTGCGCTCGGGGGATCTCGCCGCCCGGACCGTGTTCTGGTGCCCCCGCTGCCAGAGCGTGCGCAGCCGGCGCGCGAGCTGGACCCGCGAGAACCCGGCCGCGCCCTGGGCGCTGGAGGCTCCCGCCCGCGCTCCCGCGGGCTGA